Proteins from a genomic interval of Armatimonadota bacterium:
- a CDS encoding tetratricopeptide repeat protein: MSAFRWRVSLFLLFSIAVVSCLLAQQKPPALTLAKLGFINERVEEQITISVDYCWHNGYHHWMMGMLFFLIEIDPKNTERYSTLGWILSSNGRHSEAVKVYERNMKENPGLSDAFYDAAYHFYQRKDYAQAVKYAEMAASKPGAEGVVFRLLAHSYERTNQFAKALAAWERLLKIAPNDGAAQGNMKRIREKMQRSQKP, from the coding sequence ATGAGCGCATTTCGTTGGCGCGTCTCTCTATTCTTATTATTCTCGATAGCGGTCGTCTCCTGCCTGCTTGCCCAACAGAAACCGCCAGCCTTGACATTGGCCAAGCTTGGTTTTATCAACGAGCGCGTAGAGGAGCAGATAACGATCAGCGTCGATTATTGCTGGCACAACGGCTACCACCATTGGATGATGGGGATGCTTTTCTTCTTGATCGAGATCGATCCGAAGAATACCGAGCGCTATTCGACTCTGGGCTGGATCCTTTCGAGCAATGGGCGGCACTCCGAGGCTGTGAAGGTATACGAGCGCAACATGAAGGAAAATCCAGGTCTGTCGGACGCCTTCTATGACGCGGCCTATCACTTCTACCAGCGCAAGGATTACGCCCAAGCCGTCAAGTATGCCGAGATGGCAGCCTCGAAACCGGGCGCGGAGGGCGTCGTGTTTCGGTTGCTGGCGCATAGCTACGAGCGCACTAATCAGTTTGCAAAGGCGCTAGCCGCTTGGGAGCGACTCTTGAAGATTGCTCCTAACGACGGGGCTGCGCAGGGCAACATGAAGCGTATAAGAGAAAAGATGCAGAGGTCGCAGAAGCCATGA